A stretch of Camelina sativa cultivar DH55 chromosome 18, Cs, whole genome shotgun sequence DNA encodes these proteins:
- the LOC104760143 gene encoding protein transport protein SEC16A homolog isoform X1, producing MASTADFLLEDQTDEDFFDKLVDDSYTPTASSSAKELKLDDGSDSDDAKAFANLSVADDFVGDGDVALNEAVLGNHVVANEGTSGSVGKDEPSSSIAAAEAVQLVSSDANKLREDDVVRSEVDDIPLLSETTKESNLVDGSGSPGVKEVDWGSFCADSSANDGRGFGSYSDFFTELDGPAGGNLVSNDTNNTSVGLDHSAGFEQHQGQVHHGSASGQYVDDSQSWENLYPGWAYDASTAQWYQVDGHDVSANSQESYINSTVAADNSDVAYLKQSTTSTVAGTTKSVSTWNQVSQVGSGYPEHMVFDAQYPGWYYDTIAQEWRSLDSYNQASQTSVTGQAHDQHVQNGHALTAMYHSNSESSMYNVNDKNQTFKAQEFAIQSQQGSWDQSYHANNQQATNTWQSINAGEHESAVISDSLSSFGGNQQLKPAAEQFKPNVIGTQSFIPQHMNVASVTQNGPLSFSNHSFSRQQSVGDAQQSFQTNQLFSPSAGRSSDGRPPHALVNFGFGGKLIVLKDNNGLLQNSSFRSQGTGGSTVSVLNLAEVISGSASYSSPGEDSLSYFRCLHQQSLPGPLVGGNVGSKELHKWIDERLLNCESSNMNFSRGKLLKMLLSLLKISCQHYGKLRSPFGTDASQKETDTAEAAVAKLFAFAKKDGIQNGGYTPFSQCLQHLPPESQMEVTASEVQNLLASGRKMEALQCAQEGHLWGPALVIAAQLGDQFYVDTVKQMALRHLIPGSPLRTLCLLVAGQPEEVFSTGSTSDIHFPGSVNVPQQQPQFGSSSMQCMLDNWEENLGIITANRTTGDELVITNLGDNIWKERGEIIAAHICYLIADMDFDPYSESARICLVGADHWKCPRTYASPEAIQRTELYEYSKTLGNSQYILSSFQPYKIIYAHMLAEVGKLSAAQKYCQAVLKCLKTGRSSEGEMLKQFVLSLEERIRIHQQGGYAVNLAPAKLVGKLMGFIDSAANRVVGGMPPPAPHSTTGNLQINEYQHQQQEAAKLPYSQSANTMSSLIPPASIEPVHEWGVNGRTMAAHSRSVSEPDFGRTPIQDQANSAKDKAADGVTQVKSTRSVPSSRFSLNVIMKNAVGKFFSRPSKEAKLGEENQFYYDDNRKIWVQRGVEPPAEEAALPPPPTLGALRSNSLGYENKSDMKNEMSPTGGSWSSGSPTPSESSSGAPPVSQSSNQFSARGRMGVRARYVDTYNQGRGNSSSMFQSPPVQSAKPPIPAKTKFFVPAAPASFANDQVMESVSAETRQENSGDEAVVGSAGAPPPRQSSFQSPTPSPMTMQRFPSLDNMRRSGSGISLDGDLPPAGSRRTASWSGSVNTSFMSPTSASTYKPSPLNSSSSSLGEELQEVEL from the exons ATGGCTTCGACTGCTGATTTCTTGTTGGAGGATCAAACGGATGAGGATTTCTTCGATAAACTTGTTGATGATTCCTATACTCCCACCGCTTCTTCCTCCGCTAAGGAGCTAAAATTAGACGACGGCAGTGACTCTGATGATGCCAAAGCTTTTGCGAATCTCTCTGTTGCTGACGATTTTGTGGGTGATGGAGATGTCGCGTTGAACGAAGCGGTTTTGGGGAACCATGTTGTTGCAAACGAGGGTACGAGTGGCTCGGTGGGAAAAGACGAGCCTTCTTCATCTATTGCCGCCGCGGAAGCTGTTCAACTTGTCAGCAGCGATGCCAATAAGTTAAGGGAGGATGATGTGGTGAGATCGGAGGTTGATGATATCCCACTACTAtctgaaacaacaaaagaaagtaATTTAGTCGACGGATCTGGGAGTCCTGGGGTTAAGGAGGTTGATTGGGGTTCGTTTTGTGCGGATTCATCTGCCAACGACGGTCGTGGGTTTGGTTCTTACTCTGATTTCTTCACTGAGTTGGATGGACCTGCAGGAGGAAATTTAGTATCTAATGATACAAACAACACAAGTGTTGGTTTAGATCATTCGGCAGGGTTTGAGCAACATCAGGGTCAAGTGCACCACGGTTCTGCAAGCGGGCAGTATGTAGATGACAGTCAATCTTGGGAAAATCTCTATCCTGGATGGGCTTATGATGCAAGCACTGCCCAATGGTATCAAGTTGATGGTCATGATGTAAGCGCTAATTCACAGGAGAGTTATATAAACTCAACAGTTGCTGCTGATAACTCGGATGTTGCTTATCTGAAACAGAGTACAACATCTACAGTGGCTGGCACTACTAAGAGTGTGTCTACTTGGAACCAGGTTTCACAAGTGGGCAGTGGATATCCAGAACACATGGTATTTGACGCGCAGTATCCTGGATGGTACTATGATACAATTGCTCAAGAATGGCGGTCTCTGGACAGCTACAACCAGGCTTCTCAAACATCTGTAACTGGTCAAGCTCATGATCAGCATGTTCAGAATGGTCATGCTCTTACAGCTATGTATCACAGTAATAGCGAGAGCAGTATGTATAATGTTAATGATAAAAACCAGACATTCAAAGCGCAAGAATTTGCTATTCAGAGCCAACAAGGAAGTTGGGACCAATCTTACCATGCCAACAACCAGCAGGCTACAAACACTTGGCAATCAATAAATGCAGGTGAACATGAGTCGGCTGTAATTTCTGATTCATTATCAAGCTTCGGAGGAAACCAGCAATTAAAACCTGCGGCGGAACAGTTTAAGCCAAATGTGATTGGAACTCAGAGCTTCATCCCTCAGCATATGAATGTGGCTAGTGTCACGCAGAATGGACCATTGAGTTTCTCAAACCATTCCTTTAGTAGACAGCAATCTGTAGGTGATGCTCAACAATCTTTTCAGACCAATCAGCTTTTCTCCCCAAGCGCAGGAAGATCATCTGATGGGCGTCCACCACATGCACTTGTTAATTTTGGGTTTGGTGGGAAGCTCATTGTATTGAAGGATAATAATGGCCTTCTGCAGAATTCATCATTTCGGAGTCAG GGAACTGGGGGAAGCACCGTCTCTGTCTTAAACTTGGCAGAAGTTATTTCAGGGAGTGCCTCTTATTCAAGTCCCGGGGAAGACTCTTTGAGCTACTTCCGCTGTCTGCATCAACAATCTCTTCCAGGTCCTTTGGTAGGAGGAAATGTTGGAAGCAAAGAGTTGCATAAGTGGATTGATGAGAGACTACTAAATTGTGAATCTTCCAACATGAATTTTTCAAGAGGGAAACTCTTAAAGATGCTTCTTTCTTTGCTCAAAATATCTTGTCAGCATTATGGGAAACTCCGATCTCCTTTTGGCACTGATGCATCGCAAAAG GAGACGGATACTGCAGAAGCAGCAGTCGCCAAACTTTTTGCATTCGCCAAGAAAGATGGCATCCAAAATGGCGGTTATACTCCTTTTAGCCAATGCCTGCAGCATTTACCACCTGAATCACAAATGGAA GTAACTGCTTCagaggttcagaatcttctggCTTCTGGTAGAAAAATGGAGGCTCTACAATGTGCACAAGAAGGCCATTTATGGGGACCAGCACTTGTTATCGCGGCACAACTTGGGGATCAG TTCTATGTAGACACTGTGAAACAAATGGCCCTGCGCCATCTGATACCAGGGTCACCTTTACGAACATTGTGCTTGCTGGTTGCTGGACAACCAGAAGAAGTGTTTTCAACTGGAAGTACAAGCGATATCCATTTTCCTGGTTCTGTAAATGTGCCTCAACAACAACCACAG TTTGGAAGTAGTAGCATGCAGTGCATGCTTGACAATTGGGAAGAGAATTTGGGTATAATAACTGCTAACAGAACCACAGGTGATGAGCTTGTGATTACTAATCTTGGAGATAACATATGGAAAGAACGGGGAGAG ATAATTGCGGCGCATATTTGCTATTTAATCGCGGATATGGACTTTGATCCATACTCAGAAAGCGCCAGAATCTGCCTTGTTGGGGCGGACCATTGGAAATGTCCTCGAACATATGCAAGTCCCGAGGCTATACAG AGAACAGAGTTATATGAATACTCCAAGACGCTGGGAAACTCTCAGTATATCCTGTCGTCGTTTCAaccatataaaatcatatatgccCATATGCTGGCTGAAGTTGGTAAACTTTCGGCTGCACAAAA GTATTGTCAAGCAGTATTAAAATGCCTCAAGACTGGTCGATCATCTGAAGGAGAAATGTTGAAACAGTTTGTTCTATCTCTTGAAGAGAGAATCCGTATCCATCAACAG GGCGGGTATGCTGTGAATTTGGCCCCAGCAAAACTTGTTGGAAAACTTATGGGCTTTATTGATAGTGCAGCAAATCGTGTTGTTGGGGGCATGCCACCACCTGCACCACATTCAACAACTGGAAACCTACAGATAAATGAGTATCAACATCAACAGCAGGAAGCGGCGAAGTTACCATATAGTCAATCGGCTAATACAATGTCATCATTGATACCACCTGCTTCAATTGAACCCGTACATGAGTGGGGTGTGAACGGGAGGACAATGGCGGCACATTCTAGAAGTGTATCAGAGCCAGATTTTGGTAGGACGCCAATACAG GATCAGGCTAACTCCGCAAAAGACAAAGCTGCTGATGGGGTGACACAGGTGAAATCAACTCGGAGTGTCCCAAGTTCTCGGTTTAGCCTTAATGTCATAATGAAGAACGCTGTGGGGAAGTTCTTCTCTCGGCCATCTAAAGAG GCAAAACTGGGTGAGGAGAATCAGTTCTACTATGATGATAACCGAAAGATATGGGTGCAAAGAGGTGTGGAACCGCCAGCTGAGGAAGCTGCACTACCTCCTCCTCCAACGTTAGGCGCATTACGAAGCAACTCATTGGGCTATGAAAACAAATCTGACATGAAGAACGAGATGTCTCCTACTGGTGGGAGCTGGAGTAGTGGCAGCCCAACTCCGTCGGAAAGTTCGTCTGGAGCCCCACCAGTCTCACAGAGCTCGAACCAATTCTCAGCTCGTGGGCGTATGGGTGTGCGTGCAAG ATACGTTGACACCTACAATCAAGGCCGTGGAAACTCGTCGAGCATGTTTCAGTCACCTCCCGTACAATCTGCTAAACCACCAAttcctgcaaaaacaaaattcttcgTCCCAGCAGCACCTGCATCGTTTGCAAACGACCAGGTAATGGAATCGGTTAGTGCTGAAACAAGACAGGAGAACTCAGGAGATGAAGCAGTAGTAGGCTCTGCAGGCGCTCCACCCCCACGCCAGTCGTCATTCCAGTCCCCTACACCATCTCCGATGACAATGCAGAGATTTCCAAGTCTAGACAACATGAGAAGAAGTGGATCAGGAATAAGCCTAGATGGTGATCTTCCTCCTGCAGGTTCAAGAAGAACAGCTTCATGGAGCGGAAGCGTCAACACCTCGTTTATGTCTCCAACGAGTGCATCAACATATAAACCAAGCCCGCTCAATAGTAGCAGTAGCAGTTTAGGAGAGGAGCTTCAGGAAGTGGAACTGTAA
- the LOC104760143 gene encoding protein transport protein SEC16A homolog isoform X2 has protein sequence MASTADFLLEDQTDEDFFDKLVDDSYTPTASSSAKELKLDDGSDSDDAKAFANLSVADDFVGDGDVALNEAVLGNHVVANEGTSGSVGKDEPSSSIAAAEAVQLVSSDANKLREDDVVRSEVDDIPLLSETTKESNLVDGSGSPGVKEVDWGSFCADSSANDGRGFGSYSDFFTELDGPAGGNLVSNDTNNTSVGLDHSAGFEQHQGQVHHGSASGQYVDDSQSWENLYPGWAYDASTAQWYQVDGHDVSANSQESYINSTVAADNSDVAYLKQSTTSTVAGTTKSVSTWNQVSQVGSGYPEHMVFDAQYPGWYYDTIAQEWRSLDSYNQASQTSVTGQAHDQHVQNGHALTAMYHSNSESSMYNVNDKNQTFKAQEFAIQSQQGSWDQSYHANNQQATNTWQSINAGEHESAVISDSLSSFGGNQQLKPAAEQFKPNVIGTQSFIPQHMNVASVTQNGPLSFSNHSFSRQQSVGDAQQSFQTNQLFSPSAGRSSDGRPPHALVNFGFGGKLIVLKDNNGLLQNSSFRSQGTGGSTVSVLNLAEVISGSASYSSPGEDSLSYFRCLHQQSLPGPLVGGNVGSKELHKWIDERLLNCESSNMNFSRGKLLKMLLSLLKISCQHYGKLRSPFGTDASQKETDTAEAAVAKLFAFAKKDGIQNGGYTPFSQCLQHLPPESQMEVTASEVQNLLASGRKMEALQCAQEGHLWGPALVIAAQLGDQFYVDTVKQMALRHLIPGSPLRTLCLLVAGQPEEVFSTGSTSDIHFPGSVNVPQQQPQFGSSSMQCMLDNWEENLGIITANRTTGDELVITNLGDNIWKERGEIIAAHICYLIADMDFDPYSESARICLVGADHWKCPRTYASPEAIQRTELYEYSKTLGNSQYILSSFQPYKIIYAHMLAEVGKLSAAQKYCQAVLKCLKTGRSSEGEMLKQFVLSLEERIRIHQQGGYAVNLAPAKLVGKLMGFIDSAANRVVGGMPPPAPHSTTGNLQINEYQHQQQEAAKLPYSQSANTMSSLIPPASIEPVHEWGVNGRTMAAHSRSVSEPDFGRTPIQANSAKDKAADGVTQVKSTRSVPSSRFSLNVIMKNAVGKFFSRPSKEAKLGEENQFYYDDNRKIWVQRGVEPPAEEAALPPPPTLGALRSNSLGYENKSDMKNEMSPTGGSWSSGSPTPSESSSGAPPVSQSSNQFSARGRMGVRARYVDTYNQGRGNSSSMFQSPPVQSAKPPIPAKTKFFVPAAPASFANDQVMESVSAETRQENSGDEAVVGSAGAPPPRQSSFQSPTPSPMTMQRFPSLDNMRRSGSGISLDGDLPPAGSRRTASWSGSVNTSFMSPTSASTYKPSPLNSSSSSLGEELQEVEL, from the exons ATGGCTTCGACTGCTGATTTCTTGTTGGAGGATCAAACGGATGAGGATTTCTTCGATAAACTTGTTGATGATTCCTATACTCCCACCGCTTCTTCCTCCGCTAAGGAGCTAAAATTAGACGACGGCAGTGACTCTGATGATGCCAAAGCTTTTGCGAATCTCTCTGTTGCTGACGATTTTGTGGGTGATGGAGATGTCGCGTTGAACGAAGCGGTTTTGGGGAACCATGTTGTTGCAAACGAGGGTACGAGTGGCTCGGTGGGAAAAGACGAGCCTTCTTCATCTATTGCCGCCGCGGAAGCTGTTCAACTTGTCAGCAGCGATGCCAATAAGTTAAGGGAGGATGATGTGGTGAGATCGGAGGTTGATGATATCCCACTACTAtctgaaacaacaaaagaaagtaATTTAGTCGACGGATCTGGGAGTCCTGGGGTTAAGGAGGTTGATTGGGGTTCGTTTTGTGCGGATTCATCTGCCAACGACGGTCGTGGGTTTGGTTCTTACTCTGATTTCTTCACTGAGTTGGATGGACCTGCAGGAGGAAATTTAGTATCTAATGATACAAACAACACAAGTGTTGGTTTAGATCATTCGGCAGGGTTTGAGCAACATCAGGGTCAAGTGCACCACGGTTCTGCAAGCGGGCAGTATGTAGATGACAGTCAATCTTGGGAAAATCTCTATCCTGGATGGGCTTATGATGCAAGCACTGCCCAATGGTATCAAGTTGATGGTCATGATGTAAGCGCTAATTCACAGGAGAGTTATATAAACTCAACAGTTGCTGCTGATAACTCGGATGTTGCTTATCTGAAACAGAGTACAACATCTACAGTGGCTGGCACTACTAAGAGTGTGTCTACTTGGAACCAGGTTTCACAAGTGGGCAGTGGATATCCAGAACACATGGTATTTGACGCGCAGTATCCTGGATGGTACTATGATACAATTGCTCAAGAATGGCGGTCTCTGGACAGCTACAACCAGGCTTCTCAAACATCTGTAACTGGTCAAGCTCATGATCAGCATGTTCAGAATGGTCATGCTCTTACAGCTATGTATCACAGTAATAGCGAGAGCAGTATGTATAATGTTAATGATAAAAACCAGACATTCAAAGCGCAAGAATTTGCTATTCAGAGCCAACAAGGAAGTTGGGACCAATCTTACCATGCCAACAACCAGCAGGCTACAAACACTTGGCAATCAATAAATGCAGGTGAACATGAGTCGGCTGTAATTTCTGATTCATTATCAAGCTTCGGAGGAAACCAGCAATTAAAACCTGCGGCGGAACAGTTTAAGCCAAATGTGATTGGAACTCAGAGCTTCATCCCTCAGCATATGAATGTGGCTAGTGTCACGCAGAATGGACCATTGAGTTTCTCAAACCATTCCTTTAGTAGACAGCAATCTGTAGGTGATGCTCAACAATCTTTTCAGACCAATCAGCTTTTCTCCCCAAGCGCAGGAAGATCATCTGATGGGCGTCCACCACATGCACTTGTTAATTTTGGGTTTGGTGGGAAGCTCATTGTATTGAAGGATAATAATGGCCTTCTGCAGAATTCATCATTTCGGAGTCAG GGAACTGGGGGAAGCACCGTCTCTGTCTTAAACTTGGCAGAAGTTATTTCAGGGAGTGCCTCTTATTCAAGTCCCGGGGAAGACTCTTTGAGCTACTTCCGCTGTCTGCATCAACAATCTCTTCCAGGTCCTTTGGTAGGAGGAAATGTTGGAAGCAAAGAGTTGCATAAGTGGATTGATGAGAGACTACTAAATTGTGAATCTTCCAACATGAATTTTTCAAGAGGGAAACTCTTAAAGATGCTTCTTTCTTTGCTCAAAATATCTTGTCAGCATTATGGGAAACTCCGATCTCCTTTTGGCACTGATGCATCGCAAAAG GAGACGGATACTGCAGAAGCAGCAGTCGCCAAACTTTTTGCATTCGCCAAGAAAGATGGCATCCAAAATGGCGGTTATACTCCTTTTAGCCAATGCCTGCAGCATTTACCACCTGAATCACAAATGGAA GTAACTGCTTCagaggttcagaatcttctggCTTCTGGTAGAAAAATGGAGGCTCTACAATGTGCACAAGAAGGCCATTTATGGGGACCAGCACTTGTTATCGCGGCACAACTTGGGGATCAG TTCTATGTAGACACTGTGAAACAAATGGCCCTGCGCCATCTGATACCAGGGTCACCTTTACGAACATTGTGCTTGCTGGTTGCTGGACAACCAGAAGAAGTGTTTTCAACTGGAAGTACAAGCGATATCCATTTTCCTGGTTCTGTAAATGTGCCTCAACAACAACCACAG TTTGGAAGTAGTAGCATGCAGTGCATGCTTGACAATTGGGAAGAGAATTTGGGTATAATAACTGCTAACAGAACCACAGGTGATGAGCTTGTGATTACTAATCTTGGAGATAACATATGGAAAGAACGGGGAGAG ATAATTGCGGCGCATATTTGCTATTTAATCGCGGATATGGACTTTGATCCATACTCAGAAAGCGCCAGAATCTGCCTTGTTGGGGCGGACCATTGGAAATGTCCTCGAACATATGCAAGTCCCGAGGCTATACAG AGAACAGAGTTATATGAATACTCCAAGACGCTGGGAAACTCTCAGTATATCCTGTCGTCGTTTCAaccatataaaatcatatatgccCATATGCTGGCTGAAGTTGGTAAACTTTCGGCTGCACAAAA GTATTGTCAAGCAGTATTAAAATGCCTCAAGACTGGTCGATCATCTGAAGGAGAAATGTTGAAACAGTTTGTTCTATCTCTTGAAGAGAGAATCCGTATCCATCAACAG GGCGGGTATGCTGTGAATTTGGCCCCAGCAAAACTTGTTGGAAAACTTATGGGCTTTATTGATAGTGCAGCAAATCGTGTTGTTGGGGGCATGCCACCACCTGCACCACATTCAACAACTGGAAACCTACAGATAAATGAGTATCAACATCAACAGCAGGAAGCGGCGAAGTTACCATATAGTCAATCGGCTAATACAATGTCATCATTGATACCACCTGCTTCAATTGAACCCGTACATGAGTGGGGTGTGAACGGGAGGACAATGGCGGCACATTCTAGAAGTGTATCAGAGCCAGATTTTGGTAGGACGCCAATACAG GCTAACTCCGCAAAAGACAAAGCTGCTGATGGGGTGACACAGGTGAAATCAACTCGGAGTGTCCCAAGTTCTCGGTTTAGCCTTAATGTCATAATGAAGAACGCTGTGGGGAAGTTCTTCTCTCGGCCATCTAAAGAG GCAAAACTGGGTGAGGAGAATCAGTTCTACTATGATGATAACCGAAAGATATGGGTGCAAAGAGGTGTGGAACCGCCAGCTGAGGAAGCTGCACTACCTCCTCCTCCAACGTTAGGCGCATTACGAAGCAACTCATTGGGCTATGAAAACAAATCTGACATGAAGAACGAGATGTCTCCTACTGGTGGGAGCTGGAGTAGTGGCAGCCCAACTCCGTCGGAAAGTTCGTCTGGAGCCCCACCAGTCTCACAGAGCTCGAACCAATTCTCAGCTCGTGGGCGTATGGGTGTGCGTGCAAG ATACGTTGACACCTACAATCAAGGCCGTGGAAACTCGTCGAGCATGTTTCAGTCACCTCCCGTACAATCTGCTAAACCACCAAttcctgcaaaaacaaaattcttcgTCCCAGCAGCACCTGCATCGTTTGCAAACGACCAGGTAATGGAATCGGTTAGTGCTGAAACAAGACAGGAGAACTCAGGAGATGAAGCAGTAGTAGGCTCTGCAGGCGCTCCACCCCCACGCCAGTCGTCATTCCAGTCCCCTACACCATCTCCGATGACAATGCAGAGATTTCCAAGTCTAGACAACATGAGAAGAAGTGGATCAGGAATAAGCCTAGATGGTGATCTTCCTCCTGCAGGTTCAAGAAGAACAGCTTCATGGAGCGGAAGCGTCAACACCTCGTTTATGTCTCCAACGAGTGCATCAACATATAAACCAAGCCCGCTCAATAGTAGCAGTAGCAGTTTAGGAGAGGAGCTTCAGGAAGTGGAACTGTAA
- the LOC104760144 gene encoding WAT1-related protein At5g47470-like, whose amino-acid sequence MVIVGGLVMVQFVYAGNSLLMSYLMSLGLGPFTIVIFSTFATFIVLSPFAILFERKQWPNELSLRLIVKLVLIAFAGVTLFQSLFLEGIRLTSPAMATAMPNLAPGLIFFIAWIVGLEKMNLKCVYSKLKILGTLLCVFGALTMSLMHSTSVRLNEYDNASEFVFDRDRVLGCIYLLGAVFVLSTNVVLQVSNMAHQSSYKTSFDKFSRNRLLQASALAEFPAPISLSAITALLGVLITTVVLLLQNRKAKVHATSFVSFGNLVGYSVLVSFR is encoded by the exons ATGGTAATAGTAGGAGGTTTAGTAATGGTTCAATTCGTATACGCGGGCAATTCTTTGCTCATGAGTTATTTGATGTCACTCGGTCTCGGCCCTTTTACCATTGTCATCTTCTCTACATTTGCCACTTTCATTGTCCTCTCCCCTTTCGCCATTCTCTTCGAAAG GAAGCAATGGCCCAATGAGCTTAGTCTGAGGCTGATTGTTAAGCTAGTTTTGATCGCCTTTGCTGG GGTTACTCTGTTCCAGTCTCTGTTTCTAGAAGGAATCAGGTTGACATCACCAGCAATGGCGACAGCGATGCCTAATCTCGCTCCTGGTCTCATTTTTTTCATAGCTTGGATCGTTGG GTTAGAGAAGATGAATCTGAAATGTGTGTACAGCAAATTGAAGATCTTAGGGACATTGTTGTGCGTGTTCGGCGCTTTAACTATGAGCCTAATGCACAGCACTTCGGTAAGACTCAACGAATACGATAATGCCTCAGAATTCGTGTTTGATCGAGACAGAGTCCTCGGTTGTATCTACCTTCTTGGAGCCGTCTTTGTTTTATCAACCAACGTCGTTCTTCAGGTAAGTAACATGGCTCATCAATCATCATATAAAACCAGTTTTGATAAATTTTCTAGAAACCGGTTATTGCAGGCGTCGGCATTGGCAGAGTTTCCAGCACCGATATCGTTAAGTGCAATAACGGCATTACTAGGAGTGTTGATAACAACGGTGGTACTGCTATTACAAAACCGAAAAGCAAAAGTACATGCCACTTCATTTGTTAGTTTCGGTAACCTCGTTGGTTATTCTGTCCTGGTAAGTTTCAGATGA
- the LOC104763003 gene encoding putative pentatricopeptide repeat-containing protein At5g47460, with protein MLRSVSNKLTTRSHVGSTASSNSWTTILPALARFGSIGVLRSAVELINDGDKPDASPLVHLLRVSGDYGYVSLCQQLHGYVTKHGFVSDTRLSNSLMRFYKTSDSLEDAHKMFDEMPDPDVISWNSLVSGYVQSGRFQEGLSLFLELHRSDVFPNEFSFTAALAACSRLRLLLLGACIHSKTVKLGVEKGNVVVGNCLIDMYGKCGSMDDAVLVFQQMEEKDTVSWNAIVASCSRNCKVELGLWFFHQMPNPDTVTYNELIDAFVKSGDFSNAFQVLSDMPNPNSSSWNTILTGYVNSDQSGEATEFFKKMHSLGVRLDEYSLSIFLAAIATLAVVPWGSLIHSCALKLGLDSRVVVASALIDMYSKCGMLKQAELIFWKMPRKNLTAWNAMISGYARNGDSSEAIKLFNQLKQERFMKPDRFTFLNLLAVCSHCEVPMEVTVGFFEMMVNEYGIKPSIEHCCSLIRAMGQTGEVWQAKKVIQDFGFGYDSVAWRALLGSCSARKDLKPAQTVAAKMIELGEAGEDEYVYIVMSNLYAYHERWREVSQIRKIMREKGVKKEVGSSWIQEQNVALQI; from the coding sequence ATGCTAAGATCTGTGTCGAATAAACTTACAACGAGGAGTCACGTTGGTTCCACTGCCTCTTCGAACTCATGGACTACCATCCTTCCTGCTCTGGCTCGGTTCGGTTCCATCGGCGTATTACGATCTGCCGTTGAATTGATCAATGACGGCGACAAGCCAGATGCTTCTCCACTTGTTCACTTGCTCCGCGTCTCCGGCGACTATGGCTACGTTTCTTTGTGTCAGCAGCTTCATGGTTACGTCACGAAACATGGGTTTGTCTCAGATACGCGTCTTTCCAATTCCCTGATGAGGTTTTACAAGACAAGCGACTCGCTGGAAGATGCTCACAAAATGTTTGACGAAATGCCTGACCCAGACGTCATTTCTTGGAACTCATTGGTTTCTGGTTATGTTCAATCGGGAAGGTTCCAGGAAGgactctctttgtttcttgaaCTCCACAGATCTGATGTCTTCCCTAACGAATTCTCTTTTACAGCCGCTTTAGCTGCTTGCTCACGACTGCGTCTCTTGCTGCTTGGAGCCTGTATCCATTCCAAGACTGTGAAGCTTGGCGTAGAAAAAGGCAATGTCGTAGTGGGTAACTGTCTAATTGACATGTACGGTAAATGTGGTTCCATGGATGATGCAGTTTTGGTATTCCAGCAAATGGAAGAAAAGGACACTGTTTCTTGGAATGCCATTGTTGCTTCCTGCTCAAGGAACTGTAAGGTCGAGCTGGGCCTTTGGTTTTTCCACCAAATGCCAAATCCAGATACTGTAACATATAACGAGCTCATCGATGCTTTTGTCAAGTCCGGGGATTTCAGTAATGCCTTTCAGGTTCTATCAGATATGCCAAACCCTAATTCATCTTCATGGAACACTATATTGACTGGCTATGTCAACAGTGATCAATCAGGAGAAGCTACTGAGTTTTTCAAGAAAATGCATTCGTTGGGAGTCAGATTGGATGAGTACAGCTTGTCAATATTTCTGGCCGCCATTGCCACCCTCGCTGTGGTTCCATGGGGAAGCCTTATCCATTCTTGTGCTCTCAAGCTCGGTCTAGATTCTCGAGTTGTTGTCGCAAGTGCTCTCATAGACATGTATTCCAAGTGCGGAATGTTAAAGCAGGCTGAGCTGATCTTTTGGAAGATGCCTAGAAAGAATCTAACTGCGTGGAACGCAATGATCTCTGGATATGCTCGTAATGGCGATTCATCTGAGGCAATCAAGCTCTTTAATcaattgaaacaagaaagattCATGAAACCTGATCGGTTCACATTCTTGAATCTCTTAGCTGTTTGTTCTCATTGTGAAGTTCCAATGGAAGTCACAGTTGGCTTCTTTGAGATGATGGTCAACGAGTATGGGATCAAACCAAGCATAGAGCACTGTTGTTCTCTTATAAGAGCTATGGGGCAGACAGGAGAGGTTTGGCAGGCAAAAAAGGTGAttcaagattttggttttgggtaTGATAGTGTGGCTTGGAGGGCTTTGCTTGGTTCTTGTAGTGCTCGAAAGGATCTGAAACCTGCCCAAACCGTCGCCGCTAAGATGATTGAGTTGGGGGAAGCTGGTGAGGATGAGTATGTATACATAGTTATGTCGAATCTCTATGCTTACCATGAGAGATGGAGAGAAGTTAGTCAAATTAGGAAGATAATGAGAGAAAAAGGGGTAAAGAAAGAAGTCGGGTCTAGCTGGATTCAAGAGCAAAATGTAGCACTACAGATTTAG